A single Rhodoligotrophos defluvii DNA region contains:
- a CDS encoding DNA -binding domain-containing protein — protein sequence MSKQTDDATIADEAPWSNELTSYDEAHLLTYLRLLDASSEGASTDEMAKIILGIDPATEPERAERAVASHLRRARWMTEAGYQHLLQH from the coding sequence ATGTCGAAGCAAACAGATGACGCGACGATCGCCGATGAAGCGCCGTGGTCGAATGAGCTGACTTCATATGATGAAGCGCACCTTCTGACGTATCTGCGGCTGCTGGATGCAAGCTCTGAGGGAGCCAGTACAGACGAGATGGCCAAGATTATTCTTGGGATCGACCCAGCGACGGAACCTGAACGAGCTGAGAGAGCCGTTGCTAGTCATCTGCGGCGGGCGCGGTGGATGACCGAGGCTGGCTACCAGCACCTCCTGCAGCATTGA
- a CDS encoding DNA -binding domain-containing protein: MGFEAPDLDACAASVFWRPDWCPAVLPVKVAPSCDLAERRVPIPLDRLECRITILRYKEEQESILFDTAGRALQIAITSGSILHAEALLTDALIGIAVLPARLHTLRCLADLLATRRLKPARFPPDPRRRRHAQLLQALDGWLAGASQYDIAHALVGAERAARDWRDPGDHLRDHVRRAIRRARALMDGGYRGFLT; encoded by the coding sequence GAGGCGCCCGACCTGGATGCCTGCGCCGCCTCGGTCTTCTGGCGGCCGGATTGGTGCCCTGCTGTTCTCCCAGTGAAGGTCGCGCCAAGCTGCGACCTCGCCGAGAGGCGGGTGCCGATTCCCCTGGACCGGCTCGAGTGTCGCATCACGATCCTGAGGTACAAAGAGGAACAGGAGAGCATCCTCTTCGACACCGCCGGACGCGCCTTACAGATAGCGATCACGAGCGGAAGTATATTGCACGCCGAGGCGCTTCTCACCGACGCCCTTATAGGCATTGCGGTGCTGCCGGCCCGTCTGCATACGCTCCGCTGTCTCGCGGATCTCCTCGCAACGCGACGCTTAAAGCCCGCTCGTTTCCCACCCGATCCGCGGCGACGGCGTCACGCACAGCTCCTGCAGGCCCTCGATGGGTGGCTTGCTGGTGCTTCTCAGTATGACATCGCTCATGCCCTCGTCGGGGCCGAGCGCGCCGCACGGGACTGGCGCGATCCCGGCGATCATCTGCGCGACCATGTTCGGCGCGCGATACGGCGCGCCCGGGCCCTGATGGACGGCGGCTATCGCGGGTTCCTGACGTGA